From the genome of Ooceraea biroi isolate clonal line C1 chromosome 10, Obir_v5.4, whole genome shotgun sequence:
ctctgCAAATCCAAGAAAGATAgatcatattttattctgttttattGCACCGTGTATTGTTAATTGTCACGTTCAATTCACCTTTCATCATCTGTGTGTATAAAAGTTGCAGTTCCTGTTGCGCCGTTGACGTGGCGATCCTGTCCCGCGTTAATTCGATAAGATACTTCCACTCGGTATCCTTCATGTATTTATCCTAAAATGCAAAAGGAAAAGAttgtaaaagaatatttaaaaaaaatggagCTCAGCATCTCGAGTTACGCAAGTTAGAAATACCTTCGCGTACTGCACCACCGCCTGCGGACAGTTATCCATGAGAATAGTCGTTACTTCCTCCGTATTCTGTATACATAACGTTCTCAGGGACAATCCGCCGTCAATGTTCTGCGTTTCGAGGAACTGCTTTACCTCGTGCAAGCACTCTACCGGTAGGAACTCGCAAGAGAGCACAGATTGCAGTTTGAACAATTCCTTAGGTATAATCTTCTCGGTATCAGACACGTTATTGTAGTTCGCTAGGTCCTTAAAGTCATTCATGTTCAGGATTCTTTGGTAATCTTTGGCATACGGTGGCATCTTGCTGAGATAATTCGGCCGATACCTAGCGAACATAAAGTATTCCTTGTCGTTTTCCCCGCTCTGGTCCTCCTTCGACTCGGTCTTGTAGACCCTCGTTTGAGTTAATTTTCCTAAGTACGAGCGCACCAGCAACTTGAACGCCTCAACAAGCGCGAAGTCCGAGCGTATCTGATTTTTGTTCACGATGGACCACTCAATCATGGTTTTCGAGCTGAAGTAATTGTGCAGATACTTCTCCAGGAAGACCTGCAGGGTGGCAGCCGCGTTATGTCCGTCTCTGCCGACTCGCGATGGTAGGTACTCTAGAAACACTTGTATGATCTGATGCAGCGATAACGTATCCTCGTCTTCTATTATTTGTATCAGGATCTCGGCAAACGTGGTGTTCTTGATCAGCATCAGCGTGCCGGCGAAATCCGAGAAGGTGGGGATCATCGGACTGCGCTTCTTCATCGCGGTCACATCGAAGAGAAGTTCCCAGCGCTCGAGGACGATCCGCTTGATGCAGCGTACCGAGACCGGCTCCAGCGCCTTCTCTGCCTGCTCCTGCTTATCAGCCTGGATGTACAAGAGTGCCAGAGCGAGCTTGACCGTGTCGTCGATCTCGTGTATCAACAGAAGATTTATCAGCTTCTCGGTAGTGTACTCTCTCAGCACCGGGCTGCCGAAGATCAATTTCAACAGGTCTTCCTTCTCCAGCTTGCAGATGATCTCTATGATGTTGTAGCCCTGGAAGAGTGCGTCCGCTTCGGATCCGCTCTTCATCGTGAGCAACGCGTCCGTGAGAAAAGTTAGGAGGCCCGGCGCGTCCTGGCTGGACTTCCTAGATAACACTTCCGACGGTTTCAACCCGGACATTCTGTAATACGGTATACACAGATCCCAATCTGAATCGACTTCCGATCGTATGTAGTAATCTCCGAGCAACGCGCACGACTGATTGTAGAGATTCTTCAGCTTGAGATCGCTCTTGTGCGCGACGTCGTCGGATTGCTCGTTATCCGGACCGTCATAAGACACGTCCTTCGTCAAACGTAACAGGGCGTGCGCCTCGCCCAGCAAGTGTCGGTAAGTGCTCGGACTGGAGGACTTGTGATTCCTTGCTGCGTTCAGGATGTCGAAGTACACGTTTTCCAGTTTGGGTACATTCAGAGAGTACATGGTCCACGAACTGTCGGCTTTGGCCAACAGAACAATATAGTTTTTTGTCGGCAACAGTCTCTGTATCCCCAGGAACGGCCTGAGACCGATCAGGCTGACTGGTTCGCTAACGCTGGGACAAGATGCCCTGACACCGTCCGTATAATTGGATAATCTCGCGATATGATGAGAAAGGCGCAGCGTGTAGGTCTCCAAGCCAGCTTCGGTCAGTGCGTGGAGTACCGTGTGTTCCAAAGCTATGTGATGAACGGGTGCGGTGAAGGGGTAAGTAGTCAGGCACGTTGCGTCCAACGATCCGTTACCCGCCGCCGGGAAATGATACAAGTATCCCTCCTGCGTGGTGCAAACGAAGCAGCTGACGCCTTGCAGGTGCTTGTACCTGTCGGACCTCAACATGGATTTCTTCACGCCAGTGTTATTGCATTCTCTCTTCATGTACAACGGCCGCAAGACCAGGCATCTGAACACCTCCAGAATTCCATCCATCTTTGCGGCATTATTGTTGCCGGTACCGATTTTCAGGCATAACAGGTTTCTTATCATATAATTCTCGGACCAGCCCACATCAGGAGAGGTTGTCTTGATGAAGATTCTCACCTCCGGCGAGTTCAACACGAACGGACTGACCGCGTGACCGGGTCCAACCCGCTCCAGGCTTATTAACGGCAGGCTCACCGTCAACGGCTGCGAGGCGGGATCGACGATCCCCTGTGTAATCAACCTGTGCATCTCGTCCTTCTCGTTGTACACCAAATGCTCCCAGTCTATATAATTTCTGTTGCTTGACTTCATTTTAGCAAGGTCACCTAATTCTAATTTACACCAGGTACTGCCCTTCGTACCTTTATGCTTCTTGTCTTTGGGTTTTGCACTGACCACCGTCAGTTCAGCTTCGTTGTTTTCAGGTGCTACGTACTGACAATCCTGATCTACCGATTTGCACTTGGATCCCTGCAGCGACGCATCTTCCTGTCCTAGGCTGCTGCTGTTCTCCACGAGAGACGAGTCTGTAGATATGGATGTTTTGTCAACAGAGGAGGAATTCGTGGAGGCGACAGAACTCAGCTGATCAATGTCCTCGTACATGGAATTCGTCAGGCGAAAAATGGACAAATTCACGTCATCCAGAATCGCCACGAAGTCCTCGACGATTTCCATGTGCGTGGGCGCGAACGTGAATCCCAGGGACCACGGTCTGGGCTCGAAGTCGATGAACTTCATCTTTGATACCTGCTGCGTCTCTACTTTGAACTCGTGCAGAATAGCGCTGTTGCCTGAAGCCACCAGCAGGTTCCCGGTGCTCTGGCAACAGGCGACCAGGGTGGGCTGCACGCTCAGCGGCAATTCTATCATCTCCAGGCTGTTCAGAGGTCGGTTCAGGCTCGGTGTGACGCGACCCGCGATTCTGGCACGCATCGGCTGGCTCTGGTCCTTCACCATCGCCCAGTTCACGTAAATACGTACAAAATTAGACGCGGCTTTGCCCGCGTGATTATTGCTCGCGTTGTCTCTGAGATATTTTGATTCCAGTGTCACAATGTAGTCACCCCTGGTGCAGTGTACCATTTGATTGATCATGTCCACAGTGGGGAAGACGGTGCGCAGCTTCACGTCCGAGTTCATCAGCTCCCAGACCTCGACGCAGTGCGTCGGCAGCGCCAGCAGGAGCATCTCGCGACCCTGGCTGGCGGCGGTGCAGGTCGCCGTCGGCTCCTCGATCTGGGCGACATTCTGCCCCAGGAAGTTGTGCACCGTTATTACGCGCACCATCTTTGCTTGTTTCCTCGTTAAACCTTATCGCCTAACTTGACACAGCGGCATAGCGGGGATGTGATGCGTATCGCTCTCGCGTTCGTTGCGGCTTCGTTGACGATCGTTAAGCGTCATAACGCTGGGCATTGACGCTCGATGATCctttcgttcgctcgcgaCCGTGTTGGCGGCGCGACGTATTGCACGTATTAATAAGATATGACGCAGTGCGGGGGAGTCGACGCGGGAGCGCCGGTCCTCCGGGTGCACCGCTTCGGATGAACTTGGTGCCGACGGAGTCGCGGATGCGCTCGTTCGCATCCCGTTGCGTCTCGCACGAAGACGCGGAGCGACTGACACTCGCGGCAGCGTCAATGAACACGATCGCGCCGCATGCAACGCGCGTCTCCGACGACCGGCGTCATGCCGGAGCGGTAAAAATCACGGTCCGACGCGCAAGGGGACAAAGCGATGCACTTGAGTGCACTTACGTACTCGTTCTGTTTTTCTGTCATTTGTCCGGAGCAGCGCGCATGCGCGCGATGGCCTTGTCGTATTTGCCGATGATGTAGGAGTGTGAAGATAAGAGATTGCATTGGCGAATGGAGTGAAGTAGGAAACGAAAAGATTCACTTTCATTGGACAAAATAAAGCGCACAGTGTGTGTATGCTTATTCatgtgtattattatatgtatattcatgTGTATGCTTATTCACTGTTGTTTCCgaataaactaattaaaacgtttgttGGATCACAGTTTCGCTTAAAAAAGCGAAATTCTATTCAAAAGAAGAGACGAAATTCCATCAGTGGTTTCCCTTCTATGTTATTGAATGATTTAAGGTATAAAGAAATACTGTCACGCCATTTTAGTTCAGGGGCTCGATTCTCTAACTAACTCGCAAGAGAAACGTATGCGCAAACTCAGAGTTACGAGCGCTTGTATTTAAAAACCTATTCTCGAACCTCACATAAGTACACGCATTAAAACGTATACGCAAATTTTCATACGCAATGCTGCGAGTGGTTTTACGTATTCGCATCCTGGTTACGAGCACGTTGCGTGTAAtgttaaagaattttataaataaaaatgaatattattaataatattgtgatTGCACAAGAGGCTGAAGTTGCACATGTCGTCATGCGGAGAAATCGTATAAGACACGTAGCAGCTGATGCATTCAATATAagcgatgaaaaatttataaaattatttcgtttaaCAAAACCATTAGTGCGTAATTTAATAAGAGATTTAGCACCATATATGAAACAGAAACAGTGAAAATCTATGTTGGAcactaaaataaaagtaagtaaaaacatgtaaattataaataaatatgtataatacaaaacttatttatatatatatatacattgatatgtaataaattatataataattatattaacattaatatatatattaatgttaatgtattttacagttattaatgttaatgtatAAAAGATACGTATACGTATCTAAATACGAACGACCGCATATTGTCTTAAAGAATACGAATTGGTGATACGATGATAAACGTATGCGCATTTCAACCACTCGCATACGCAAAGTTACGAGTGAGTTAGAGAATCGAGCCCCGGACAAATATCGTTAATATTCTCTCAGGAACGAGCGAGATACGGCAATAACAACCAGTAGAGCGTACGAGACAGTAAtaggagcgagcgagagggatataataataacaacatatGAGAACTCGATCCTGATAAACTTTTTTTCCACCCTGTTTACTTTCATTTCGCTCGCTGTTACCGAGATGGATATATCGACGCGCGTGTTCGCGGGTAAATTCGTCAGAATCAGAAGCGGCTCGGCGAGGACGGTCGCGAGGCGACTCGTCTCTTGGGTAAGTGGTCCTCATTTTAGTTCTCGCGTCAGTATAAACTGctggataatttattatacaaccCCGCTCTCATCTCAccggaataattatttaccatATAAATTTCGACTCGAAATTGCCCCTGTCGAAAAAGCCTGAAAAGTTATCGTGTCCCCGGCTGACAACACGGCAGCCGTTCACATTCTCGTCTTCACGTTcgctatattatatttttacaatttacaaatataattgGATACATCATCTTCGAAAAATACATTCGCACCACACATGCATATTACTATTCTGCTCTTTAGAGAATATTCGTTTCTCTATAATAAATCtggaaacaaattaaaaacttaaacaATTACACATTTAAACAATcagatatcgatataataaaataataatcattaatttttaataatattttatagttttatagtattatcaaaaattactgaaagagatataaaattttatatctctttCAGCAGATCATCCTACTGTTCCTTAGATTCCATAATATATATGCTTACACTGTTCCTCAGATTCCAATATGCTTGGTTCAATGATTTGCTTTGACTTTGCTCGCTTCTCTATAGACAACGGATCCTGAATTTGCTTTCGTTTATGCAGATGCAAGACGCGTACCTGAATTTTGGCGTACTCACCGATGACGAGCTGGAATTGTTATTCAATCGTAACGGCGAGATCGCATTGTTAGTGCCCGATTCCTGTGTCTTCCTTGTACCGTAACTGGCTGATCCCAATCCCTAAATCGCAAAAGTTCTTCACGCaatctatacatataacaatttatatcctgtaccatttattattttctactttGTGTTACCTTTTATCTTGCTCTAAAATTTAATCCAAATCAATCTCATGATtaatcacaattaattaaaattacagaagaaataattttaattttctgtcttaattaaaatgcatagaaaaaataataatttgttttgatataattatattctttgtaGTGACATGCAAAATGTGAAcaacagaaagagagacgtcAGTGAAATCGCAGAAGGTAGGATACatcacatgtatataatatacattttttgttatattaaattaaattaaatttggttAACAGAGGCCCATCGAGAGATGCAGTCGCCTCGGGGAATCCTCAGGTATCCTCCAGTACTTGCGCATGAGTCGACAAGTAAATCTAAATACGATGGCAAAAGTGTCTGTGATTCCGCAAAAACGACAGACACATCCGCAAGTGAAAACACCTACAAAACGAAGACGTGtacgtatatttattcatatatatatgtataattattatgactAACACATCATGAGACAGTGTGAACAATTCAAATTAATAGATCAACTGTTTCTCATTGTTAATCacatcttttctttccttttttgtaattttgtcaCCCTTTTGTCTTGTTCTCCTCTTCgtataatcgtataataatattatcattaattcttttacttaactattatttttaatatgttatttacAGTTATCCTCTGAGAATGTGCCTCCCGTTCCATTGGAGGATGTAGTAGTAGCCCAGATATCTGCCACAGCAAGCCTCCTGTTCCTTTGGAGGATGCGACAGTACCCCAGATACTTGTGGAAGGGACAGTAGCACCAGCTTCTCCATTACCCGAGGAACAGATGCCTCTCATACAACAAGCTGAATTAGACATGGAACTGGAACCTGTGCATTCGAAGTTCTTCAAAAGCAAGAAGCAGCCAAAGAGAGGCAAAGTTATCGATAAGAAAATCAGATTGGAGGACAAGTCGCTCAAGGAGTGGCATCAGAATACAAGGATTCATTGCAAATCTGTGGGTTTTCAGATTACGTAGTTTTGCAGGATTTGCACGCATgcgaattaaaaacaaaaaaacgtccagaaacgtcaataaataaatacaatatcgTAAACATTTTCGTCTGATGGAGACCACAGGAGTTTCGATTATAAATCACTCTTCCTTATTTTCAGCAATTGGACTTACCACAAGTGCATCGTCCGCCACCAGCGATGGAACTGTTCGATCGACCTTCGCACCA
Proteins encoded in this window:
- the LOC105283686 gene encoding uncharacterized protein LOC105283686, giving the protein MVRVITVHNFLGQNVAQIEEPTATCTAASQGREMLLLALPTHCVEVWELMNSDVKLRTVFPTVDMINQMVHCTRGDYIVTLESKYLRDNASNNHAGKAASNFVRIYVNWAMVKDQSQPMRARIAGRVTPSLNRPLNSLEMIELPLSVQPTLVACCQSTGNLLVASGNSAILHEFKVETQQVSKMKFIDFEPRPWSLGFTFAPTHMEIVEDFVAILDDVNLSIFRLTNSMYEDIDQLSSVASTNSSSVDKTSISTDSSLVENSSSLGQEDASLQGSKCKSVDQDCQYVAPENNEAELTVVSAKPKDKKHKGTKGSTWCKLELGDLAKMKSSNRNYIDWEHLVYNEKDEMHRLITQGIVDPASQPLTVSLPLISLERVGPGHAVSPFVLNSPEVRIFIKTTSPDVGWSENYMIRNLLCLKIGTGNNNAAKMDGILEVFRCLVLRPLYMKRECNNTGVKKSMLRSDRYKHLQGVSCFVCTTQEGYLYHFPAAGNGSLDATCLTTYPFTAPVHHIALEHTVLHALTEAGLETYTLRLSHHIARLSNYTDGVRASCPSVSEPVSLIGLRPFLGIQRLLPTKNYIVLLAKADSSWTMYSLNVPKLENVYFDILNAARNHKSSSPSTYRHLLGEAHALLRLTKDVSYDGPDNEQSDDVAHKSDLKLKNLYNQSCALLGDYYIRSEVDSDWDLCIPYYRMSGLKPSEVLSRKSSQDAPGLLTFLTDALLTMKSGSEADALFQGYNIIEIICKLEKEDLLKLIFGSPVLREYTTEKLINLLLIHEIDDTVKLALALLYIQADKQEQAEKALEPVSVRCIKRIVLERWELLFDVTAMKKRSPMIPTFSDFAGTLMLIKNTTFAEILIQIIEDEDTLSLHQIIQVFLEYLPSRVGRDGHNAAATLQVFLEKYLHNYFSSKTMIEWSIVNKNQIRSDFALVEAFKLLVRSYLGKLTQTRVYKTESKEDQSGENDKEYFMFARYRPNYLSKMPPYAKDYQRILNMNDFKDLANYNNVSDTEKIIPKELFKLQSVLSCEFLPVECLHEVKQFLETQNIDGGLSLRTLCIQNTEEVTTILMDNCPQAVVQYAKDKYMKDTEWKYLIELTRDRIATSTAQQELQLLYTQMMKEIFNYLPHALPMKSLHRILPRDDMAMFQRCTEMCNQIMHADHVKSLIMETGQQLLTTLKL